One part of the Deltaproteobacteria bacterium genome encodes these proteins:
- the coaD gene encoding pantetheine-phosphate adenylyltransferase, translating into MERVAIYPGSFDPITNGHLSLLRRGLQIFDKVIVAIAINPEKKPLFTLAERVDILTTVLKDYPRAKIDHFQGLLVDYVQQQGTNIILRGLRALSDFEYEFQLALMNRKLSRKVQTVFMMTDYKWFYISSTIIKEAASLGGNIDGLVPELVKQRLREKFGFPPISPTNNHLKKNNGSINSRSKSRKKEIWE; encoded by the coding sequence ATGGAGCGAGTGGCGATTTATCCGGGCTCTTTTGATCCCATCACCAATGGACACCTCAGTCTGCTTCGCCGGGGCCTTCAGATATTTGACAAAGTTATTGTGGCCATTGCCATCAATCCGGAAAAAAAACCCTTGTTCACCTTGGCAGAACGGGTCGACATCCTGACGACGGTTTTAAAGGATTATCCCCGGGCCAAAATCGATCATTTCCAAGGCTTATTGGTGGATTATGTCCAACAACAGGGGACCAATATTATCTTGAGAGGTCTGCGGGCTTTGTCGGATTTTGAGTATGAATTCCAGTTAGCTCTGATGAATCGAAAGCTAAGCCGGAAGGTCCAGACGGTATTTATGATGACCGATTATAAATGGTTTTACATCAGCTCCACTATTATTAAAGAAGCGGCCTCCTTAGGTGGAAATATCGACGGCCTGGTACCGGAATTGGTTAAACAAAGGCTTAGAGAAAAGTTCGGGTTTCCCCCCATTTCTCCAACAAACAATCATTTAAAGAAAAATAATGGTTCAATAAATTCCAGAAGCAAGTCCCGCA